The Triticum aestivum cultivar Chinese Spring chromosome 3A, IWGSC CS RefSeq v2.1, whole genome shotgun sequence genome includes a region encoding these proteins:
- the LOC123057033 gene encoding crossover junction endonuclease MUS81-like, which translates to MVQFHPNNSRNSRNESYSYTGWNSMKTLTNKDLVEKKSNPTNYLFYFHPEYKQKLTLFSLHLPFLSGALFAKNTHSVEIISIDLGLTVLKEVDFQTQKQAVRVPLGSAEKSLLAMPPHQSNESFRKVYEVVLILDDRDTFGPRSRRKVVDNIRSQFNIPVEIKHLLVGDALWIARHKELDTEYVLDFIVERKNVDDLLGSIKDNRYKDQKLRLKKCGLRKLIYLVEGDVNTVDGSESVKTACFTTEVLEGFDVQRTTGYADTEKKYGHFTRSIIGYYSRNFSAGADSSRVCLTYDEFVKRCSNLEKVTMSDIFALQLMQVPQVTEEAALAVTSLYPTLPSLAKAYTMLDGDRHAQEEMLKNKSDMVNAGASKNIFKLIGVEG; encoded by the exons atggtaCAGTTTCA CCCAAACAACAGTAGGAATTCTCGGAATGAAAGTTATAGTTACACTGGATGGAATAGCATGAAGACGTTAACAAATAAGGATCTGGTTGAGAAAAAGAGTAATCCTACAAA TTATCTCTTTTATTTCCACCCTGAATACAAGCAGAAGCTCACCCTGTTCAGTTTGCATCTCCCCTTTCTCTCTGGGGCTTTATTTGCCAAGAACACACATTCTGTTGAGATAATAAGCATAGACTTGGGGCTTACC GTTCTGAAAGAAGTGGACTTCCAAACTCAAAAGCAGGCAGTTCGAGTTCCTTT AGGTTCTGCTGAAAAGTCTTTACTAgctatgccacctcatcaatctAATGAAAGTTTTCGGAAAGTTTATGAAGTGGTGCTGATATTGGATGATCGAGATACTTTCGG GCCCCGTTCCAGAAGAAAAGTTGTTGATAATATACGCTCGCAGTTTAATATTCCTGTAGAG ATTAAACACTtgcttgttggagatgctctttggaTTGCTCGCCATAAAGAACTTGACACGGAGTATGTTCTTGATTTCATTGTTGAAAGGAAAAATGTGGATGATTTACTTGGCTCAATTAAAGACAACAGATACAAGGATCAAAAACTAAGACTGAAG AAATGTGGGCTAAGGAAGCTAATATATCTAGTTGAAGGAGATGTAAACACTGTAGATGGATCAGAGAGCGTTAAAACAGC CTGCTTCACTACTGAGGTTCTTGAAGGATTTGATGTCCAAAGAACCACTGGGTATGCTGATACCGAAAAGAAATATGGCCACTTCACACGCTCGATAATTGGCTACTACAGCAGAAACTTCTCTGCTGGTGCTGACAGCTCTCGAGTTTGCCTGACTTATGATGAGTTTGTGAAAAGGTGTTCTAACCTTGAGAAGGTCACTATGAGCGACATATTCGCCCTTCAGCTTATGCAG GTGCCACAAGTGACAGAAGAAGCTGCTCTTGCTGTCACGAGTCTCTACCCCACTCTTCCCTCACTTGCTAAGGCGTACACCATGCTT GATGGCGATAGGCATGCCCAGGAGGAGATGCTGAAGAACAAGAGCGACATGGTCAACGCGGGGGCTAGCAAGAACATCTTCAAGCTCATCGGGGTGGAAGGATGA
- the LOC123062551 gene encoding pyruvate kinase 1, cytosolic gives MPTLSDEDKDVMKKWDAPNKIDFLSFLYKACRRCVAMFLFQKFALHKCNMAGKPAAVTCVVDSMTDNLRPTRADATDVANAVLDAAHYCTQTNYNYTSCNMNHNCFYLQANCQVQAHHAIPRLKTNQLKWSFTGAFEARQSLIVRGLFPMLADPRHLAESTSTRNESVLKVALDHGKASGVIKSHGLP, from the exons ATGCCCACGCTGTCTGACGAGGATAAAGAT GTTATGAAAAAATGGGATGCTCCAAACAAGATTGACTTCCTATCTTTCTTATACAAGGCATGCAGAAGATGTGTGGCAA TGTTCTTATTTCAGAAGTTTGCTCTGCACAAGTGCAACATGGCTGGAAAACCTGCTGCTGTTACTTGTGTTGTGGACAGTATGACGGACAACCTAAGGCCTACTCGTGCAGATGCAACTGATGTGGCAAATGCAGTGCTGGATG CTGCTCATTACTGCACCCAAACAAACTATAACTACACAAGCTGTAACATGAATCACAATTGTTTT TATCTGCAGGCCAATTGCCAAGTACAGGCCCACCATGCCATTCCTCGTCTAAAAACAAATCAATTGAAGTGGAGCTTCACAGGGGCATTTGAA GCAAGACAATCACTCATAGTTAGAGGCCTCTTTCCCATGCTTGCTGATCCACGTCACCTG GCTGAATCTACTAGCACTAGAAATGAATCAGTGTTGAAGGTTGCTCTTGACCACGGCAAAGCATCTGGTGTGATCAAGTCACATGGATTACCTTAG